The genome window tctccttgcctgctgcccagtgactgctggaataggctccagcatccccaggaccctagcagaataagcggtttgcataattatccaaatctactcatatattttcgtaatgtgtgtgtgtgtgtgtggtgttagtgtgtgtgttagttagtgtagatagcggaaccgaaaactaaagcacttatgatcctaattctttttggaggtggtaggtattgttccagagagtaagggaaaaatcacagaaaattaaaattacacataattatgcataaatatgcaaaatatgcatttttctaaaaatggctaaaaaccacttttctcggcatttcagatgattctgagcatctttgattttttcacctataaaaaaaaatttctaggacttagaaatgttttggcattatgcaaaatatatgcatttttgcaaaaatgcacttatgatcctaattttttttggaggtggcaggtattgttccagagaggaccagaaaaatggcagaaaattaaaataattatgcataattatgcaaaatatgcattttctaaaaatggctaaaaactacttttctcggcatttcagatgattctgagcatttggggggagggagttggagtgggggggggtttagacgggtggataaccaaaccgctatattgtagcggggttcttctcgtatatatatatatgcagaaaCTGTCCAGCTCCAGCTTTCAGCCACGAACATGTTATATGGCTGCCAACTTCTAGTGGTCTTTAGTGGCATTTACACAGGCTTGAATATATTTTTCAGTCACGTCACGATTTGTCAAGCTGTTTAATATCTCATAAATCAGTCAGGTGTGTTTAGTACACTCACTACAGTTGAAGGGGTCAAGTTGCTGTCCTTTCGATTTAGTCCCTGAGATTGAGCACCGTTTCAGTGGGCCTTGTCAATTTTAACTGTGCACTTAAAGAGATGGCACTTGCCACTTCATAGGGAAGTTGATGGTCTTCTTTTACtacattactattactactactgctttcaacTACTTCACTACTTTACTACTTTCTTACCACTTTACTACATTACTATTACCACAACTAATTAAATCTAGCCATTAAATCTGTCCAAGATATTTCCATGGGACCCAAATGATTACAAAGATTTATGAGGATTTGAAGTCCATCAGTTAAGGGCCTGGTGATGTCTATGGTTGTAAACTTTGCAATAGCAAACTGTAGTAATGCATAATgtgttgtgatggactggcagcctgtccaggatgtctccccacctgccgcccaatgactgctgggataggctccagcatcctgtgaccctgagcaggataagtgtctTAGATAAGGGAAAGATGGATAATGCTTAATTTGGTGATGAGAATACTTTGAAAAATATAGTCATCAGCCGTAGAAGCCCTCAAACTGTACCTGTTTTCAACATCTCAGAATCagttgtattcattcattcattatccaaaccgcttatccttattcagggtcacgggggtgctaGAGCATATTGGTCGAGACAAAATTGATTTATCTTTTTTATCATCTGTATGCATGTCAGATTATTCAGCACTGATGTTGTCAATGGCAACCTTAATCACCATTAATCATTGTGTTATTTTATTTTGACAAAAGAAAAACATTCTCTTCACATTTGTGAATATACTATATAAGAAATGGTAGGCCTATTGTTATGATCAGACACCTTATCATTGTCTTATTTTCCTCTGAAATTCAAAACTCCCTATCCATAATTTCTAATACTTTCTATTATGGATCTCAACAGTGTGTGGCGAAAAGAGAAGTTATATTATCAATCCAGCTGGAATTTTGGACTTTTGCCTGTCCAAATGACTACCCCCAGCAGCCCCGTCTACTGCCCTCTCATCCTGCAGATGGTGAACACCAGCAGTGATCCACCCAACTCCACGGCCAAGATCAGTTCCCTGAGCCTGCTAATGCTGTGCTTCCATGGCTTGGTCTCTCTGCTTGGCATCCTGGAGAACCTCCTCATCCTGGGAGTGGTGGGGTTCCATGTCCGCCGCACTGTCACCAGTCTCTGGATCCTCAATCTTGCAGCCTCTGACCTTCTGGCCACTACCTCTCTGCCATTCTTCACCCTCTATATGGCTCAGGGCCACACCTGGACCCTGGGAACGACCTTCTGCCGTCTACACTCCTCCATCTTCTTTCTCAATATGTTTGCCAGTGGTTTTCTTTTGGCCGCCATCTCTCTGGACCGTTGCCTGATGGTGCTGAGACCTGTTTGGGCCCAAAACCAAAGGAACATCCGGTTGGTGGGGAAGGTGTGTGGGCTGATCTGGTCTCTGTCTCTGATCTGCACCATCCCCTTTTACCTCTTCCGCGATGCCATCCATCAGCATAATGGAAAGATCCAGTGTTACTATAATTATGCTCGATTCCTGTCTCCTGGAGACCTCACCCTGGCATCTGTGTGTGAAGTGCGTCAAGGGACTATGGCCCTCATGAAGCTTTTTCTGTCTTTCCTAATCCCCCTGCTGATCATCATCGCCAGCTATGCTGCGGTGACTACTAACGTGGCCTGCCGAGGCAACCGATGCACCTATCGTTTGGTGCGGCTTGTAGTGGCCGTGGTGGTCTGCTTTGTAGTCTGCTGGGCTCCGTACCACCTGTTCAGTGTTATGGAGGTGCTGATTCCTGATGAGTCATCCTTGAAGGGAGTGGTAGCACGCGCCCTGCCAGTTGCGGCAAGCATCTCCTTCATAAACAGtgttctcaaccctgtcctctatGTGTTCAGCTGCCCTGACCTGCGCAGAAAGATCGGGCAGTCACTGAGTGCAGTGATGGAGAGTGCAATGGCTGAGGATTTTGGAACTTTGAACAGACGGCGCAGCCTTGCTCGCACCTGTAGCAGCAATGTCCCGCTGAGGAAGACACTTGCCCTCACCGGCTCCAATGTGGAAAAAGTGCAGGAGTAAGGCACTCCTACTGCTTTCTTTTCCAATACCACCACAACCCAATGCTATTTTCCTCAGGGGATGAATTAGATTTGGTCAGTATTATGTATACTGGGTAGTCACATTGAAGCTTTCCTTTGCGTGCAACTTCATACCAAACGACACAATCATTTTCTTATCTTAGCTTTGGTGTTTGTTTTTTGCTCAACAGGTGTTTATTTGTTGGTTGAAGATGAACTATACAGATATTCAGTTTGATAGTTTAAATGTGTATCAACGTCACACAAATACTGCTTTATAAGAGCATAAACCACAAGCCACAGATGCATGCACTAGTTTTGTTCAGCAGAACTATTGTTCTGCGGAATAATGCAAACATATCACTAAAATCTTGAAGTGAGGCATATACCCATTGTGCCCACAGACCCATATAGTTCACCATATCTTGAACGCCATTTGCAAGTACTGATCAAGATGTGGCTTCTAAGTGGGAATGAAAAGATTTTGTCTAATGTCCATTCATGTAACGTCCATACCCTTTTTAAAACAGTGATACAGACAGttttattgtaatttctttcaGCATACTTACTGGAAACAAATCCATATATACTCTCATTGTAAAAGAATGCATGTCATTTTTTTTCCTGACTTTGAAAATAGAAACAGGCTTGTTGTTAAATGCTAGATCTCTTGCTGCAGGGAGGGGAAATGCTGCTGACTCTCCACTGGCACTGTGTAAAGATTTTTTtgattgtttctttcattcttgAAATAATTACTGAGCTCAGATGTAAAAGCAACACGGGCTAACATGAACTTGTAATCTTTGTAAACACCACAGTAAAACATAACTATTTTTTATGAGATGTGACAGATATAGATATCTTTAAAAAGCTTAGTTCCCATCAACAGATCGAACTCTACAAGGACACATTGAAACATACTCAGAATTTAGCTGGTCAGCTAAATTCTGAATGTTTATGTAAGATGTCTTTGTTTTGCTTCACTGCCTTGAAACAGCAACGGTTATTATGCCAGACATTTGAGCAAGGTATATCTTGTTGTACATGAAACACCATATTCTCAGAAGTTTTGGGGAGGAACCATCTCAAGTGTTTTGTAAGTAACAGTTTAAGTCTTTGCACTCCGTCTTTGCACAAAAAACATATCCACTGGGGGGCAAAATTGCATCTCTTTTGCACTGATCAAATAGCAGGTGGCATGCAGTCTATGAGCTCTGCAAGATGCCACTGCGAGATaggctgtctctctttctctacccctccttccttcctctgcCTTTTCCTCTACCCCAATCATCAACTAATTTGAAGCAATTCATCACCCCAAAATACCTTGTCCCGTTTGTCCAGTTACAGTCTACCCCACTGCAATAGCTCTCTGGACTGGGAGAGCTCTGGAGTTCGTGGTGACCTGTTTAGGGGTATTGTGTCCCTGTCCCATGCAAGGTAGGGACCTTCGCAGCTCCAGCCGGGCATCGGGACACAAGAAAATGTAGAACAGTGGATCCAGCAGGGTGTTGAGACTGGTCAGGCCGTAGCACAGTCGGTAGATGAGGAAAATGGAGCGCTCCAGTTCACACGGTTCCTCGGTCAGCAGCAAGGACAGAAATCTGTACCCGCCGACCAGGTGGTACGGTCCAAAGACCACGATGAAGTTGACAGTGATGACGATCAGGATTCCCACGATTTTGTGACGCTCATGGTCAGAAATGGAAGGTGATCGTCGGAGCGTCACCCCAATGTGGGCAGAGGTGTAGCTGaagtaaaggagagagaggaagatgtgaatgtcatttgctgcaaaaagAGACTGTAATACTTTATTTTTTGCAACAGTTTTGGCTTGTTTTACTTTTGTTGTGGTTCCATGTTGGTCCCAGTTTTGTTAAAAACAAAGGAAAAATAAGACTCTGCACTCTGCAAAAGAGAGGCTGGGACAAAGTTGTATCTCATCTGTACCTATGGAATAAATTACTTCTGATTTTTGGACGACAACattgtctcagtctctcttttgCTGTGTGCAGAGTCCTCTTTTTtcctttattattatttgttgcACCTGCAGTAATTGTGTATTCATCActtcgggtgtctagaaaagcgctatattattattattattattttattattattattattattgttatcagagCACAGCCAGtatctcattcattcatttttggGTACCAGTTTTGATTAAATTTGTGTTTTTATTTCAGCTTGCACCAGAAAACTCTTTCCATTTATCCAAATATAACATAAGGCACCCATTCTTAACAACACCTTCATGCTTGTTATTTTgtggatttaatttttttttcaagcttTTTCATTCAGTTAAGCATTTTCCATAGCGGTGATGACGGTGCTGCTGTGGTGCCTTTACCACTCTGGGTTTATTACTGAGAACATTTGATAATTATCAGCCTATTGGAAATATTTCACTAATTTTCTGTTAGATATAAACGACAATCTCAAGTACTGTGCATTAGGGAATGAACGTGAGAATAGaattgaatagaatagaataacagGGGACACTGGGGAAACTCACCCTAGTATTGCACAAGGTAACATGAACCCGAGTGCCACCGTGGCAATCTTAAAGCAGGCGTATCTGGGGCTGACCGGGTACTTCTCCAGACACAGTAGACTCTCTGAGTCAAACACTGAAGGCAACAGCCCCCACAGGCAGAAAAGGAAAATCACCGTCCATACGGCCACCCCTGACACAACGGCCATCCGCACTGTCCGCATCCCGCGGCTGCAGAGTGGGTACACAATGGCCAGGCAGCGGTCCAGTGCTATCAGGCACAGGAACATGACACTGGCATAGACATTGACATAGAAAACATAGCCCACCAGCTCGCAGGCGAGGCATCCGTAGGGCCAGCGGTGAGCTCGCTGCAGGTAGACGATCCACAGGGGCAGGGTGAGGAGCTGAAACAGATCAGACAGCAGCAGGTTCAGTATGTACACCAGCTGGCAGCCACCCCCACCTGAGCGACTCAGTTGGTACAACCCCCAAAGTGACAGCAGGTTGCTGGGTAGACCCAATGAAAAGACCAGGCTGTAGATGTAAGTCAGACCAACTGTATCTGTGTCAAAGGGGAGGTTGCAGCTGTCATTGGACATGTCTGAAGTGACAGTCCTCATCCACTTTAGATGGGAAACCAGAATTTACTTCATTTAAGAAAGAATTGACGATGACAATCTGAGGAGCTGGTATGAGAATGCCCATTCAAAATGTAAAGAGAACAGTCGACATATGTTTTTTCAAATTAGAGTAGTCCACATAGGAATAGTCCACTGTTATCTGTTCATAAACGCAGACCTCGGTGGGAAACATCGGGTGTAGCTTTTCGAATGTCAATCAGTGCGTCTCCAGAGCATCCATAATTGTCTGTTTGGGATCCTCCGAGCAACATCAAAAACCTGGAAGGATGACGGCAAGGTCACCTCTCAGCGATGACGATACCGAACATAGCCGAGCAAATACGCAAAATCAAGACAAAATAGGTTAAACACCTTGAACCACAGTCAAGCAAAGCAAATTGTGACCAATCGTCCGTTCGGTCACCTCTCGAATTTCTGGAAGCGACGGCAGGTTTTGTTGCAGAAACCTCTCCCCGCTCTGCAACTCCGTGACCTGCGCTCGGGAGGCGTTGTCGCGCTGGGAACGCGGTCTCGCCGCCAGGCCTTGTCTATTCTGTGATCATTTCCTCCACAGGAAACCCACTTCTTTAGCTTTAAAGGCGACATCCTGAGGCAGGAGAATGCCTTTCTCCACAAGAACAaagaaacactctctctctctccttctcttcctcaaGCTACAGTACAGGACATGACAGAATGATTGATAAGGACGCGGGTTGCTGTGGCAGGAACTCATGAGGGGCGACCACCAAGACCTACCGGATTATTCTGGCCATGTGCCATTTAACTCATTAACCCTCTGCATTACTGTCTTTTCACATGTAATTTAACATGATACTTCCCACTTCACCGACAGTCTTTCTTTACCAAGTAAACTCACATTGTTTTGCGAAGGTGTGATTGATAAGTTTCCAGTTTGTGATGGTTCACGAGTAAAGAGAAAGTCAATCTTTCCCTCCTTCCAGCTTGTTGTACATGTtagtgttgggtgtgtgtgtgtgcgtgtgcgtgtatgagtacgtgtgcgcgtgtgcatgtacTTGCATTTGTTTGGGCACGTGTAAGAACGTATGTAGTAGGCAAGTGTGGATGCTTGTgggttttttctgttttgttttcttcCTGTTTTGTTGTGAGATATTTCAACAAGAATGTTAAAAATCAGCTTAAGCATGCACATGCATGACTCTGTGGTGATTTCCTgaacatgcatgtctgtgtgtgtgtgtgtgtgtgtgtgtgtgtatgtgtgtgtgtgtgtgtgtgtgtgtgtgtgtgtgtgtgcgtgcgtgcgtgcgtgcgtgtgtgtgtgtgtgcagacacacGCAAGTGCCACTGGCTGGCTATGAAGGCATGCCTGTGTGTCTCCTTATCAGAGATAACAAATGTTCAGGGACAAACGTATTTTGATTTACAGGGGTGGAGAAAATGATTGACAGCCCAAGATTAGGACCAAACGAAGAGAGTACAAAAGCAAAACTCACTCAAACTTAACACAAAGTACATAGATTTTTTTCATCTGTAAGATTAATGTCTTTTATTTGACTTGAATTTTTTTCTGCTGTCGAAACAGATTTATGCCATTAAAACAGGCCTCCGTGTAGATGCTGCATACTGACAAGTTCCTTGGAATGAACTTTGCTcaggcccgggggggggggggggaacagcacAATTGAAATTGTTTGGGGAAGAATGAGAATGTTGAGACAATGGATGTTAGGCAGTATTTTTACAACATGGTTTCAAAGGGAGGAGGGTCTAATCACTCACTGTTCGTTTCCTTTAAAATGTCACCAGCCGTTGGTTTGATGAAAATAATTCAAGGTGAAAGCTACCCTGTAGGAAATCAAGTGAGTTGATATCCCACGACTCTCATTGAAATATAACCCTTCTGTTCTCCATAG of Lampris incognitus isolate fLamInc1 chromosome 20, fLamInc1.hap2, whole genome shotgun sequence contains these proteins:
- the LOC130130457 gene encoding prostaglandin D2 receptor 2-like, yielding MTTPSSPVYCPLILQMVNTSSDPPNSTAKISSLSLLMLCFHGLVSLLGILENLLILGVVGFHVRRTVTSLWILNLAASDLLATTSLPFFTLYMAQGHTWTLGTTFCRLHSSIFFLNMFASGFLLAAISLDRCLMVLRPVWAQNQRNIRLVGKVCGLIWSLSLICTIPFYLFRDAIHQHNGKIQCYYNYARFLSPGDLTLASVCEVRQGTMALMKLFLSFLIPLLIIIASYAAVTTNVACRGNRCTYRLVRLVVAVVVCFVVCWAPYHLFSVMEVLIPDESSLKGVVARALPVAASISFINSVLNPVLYVFSCPDLRRKIGQSLSAVMESAMAEDFGTLNRRRSLARTCSSNVPLRKTLALTGSNVEKVQE
- the si:dkey-165a24.9 gene encoding probable G-protein coupled receptor 132 — translated: MRTVTSDMSNDSCNLPFDTDTVGLTYIYSLVFSLGLPSNLLSLWGLYQLSRSGGGGCQLVYILNLLLSDLFQLLTLPLWIVYLQRAHRWPYGCLACELVGYVFYVNVYASVMFLCLIALDRCLAIVYPLCSRGMRTVRMAVVSGVAVWTVIFLFCLWGLLPSVFDSESLLCLEKYPVSPRYACFKIATVALGFMLPCAILGYTSAHIGVTLRRSPSISDHERHKIVGILIVITVNFIVVFGPYHLVGGYRFLSLLLTEEPCELERSIFLIYRLCYGLTSLNTLLDPLFYIFLCPDARLELRRSLPCMGQGHNTPKQVTTNSRALPVQRAIAVG